In Hevea brasiliensis isolate MT/VB/25A 57/8 unplaced genomic scaffold, ASM3005281v1 Scaf317, whole genome shotgun sequence, a single genomic region encodes these proteins:
- the LOC131177062 gene encoding uncharacterized protein LOC131177062: MAIRIQNLPKKKFGEAQFTFSCPAWWHSNGQQIPESLSKNVSFKVDSPPQLYHKEKHLRLQVLDQESSSTQSVGQSRNEVGAVGGASSPDQCISSKSGEDEGCGKGAEGRMKPVFLFSSPEIALNFSQTENSHSVACAPSPYADNYFGGLFTLYGLQTVVSFC, translated from the exons ATGGCTATACGAATTCAGAACTTGCCCAAGAAAAAGTTTGGTGAAGCCCAGTTTACTTTTAGTTGCCCAGCATGGTGGCATTCGAATGGACAGCAAATTCCAGAGTCTTTATCAAAGAATGTAAGCTTTAAAGTGGACTCTCCACCCCAACTTTATCACAAAGAAAAGCATTTACGTCTTCAAGTCCTGGACCAAGAGTCATCTTCAACTCAATCAGTTGGTCAATCTCGCAATGAAGTGGGCGCTGTTGGGGGAGCCAGTTCACCAGATCAATGCATTTCGTCTAAATCTG GTGAAGATGAAGGTTGTGGGAAGGGTGCCGAAGGCAGAATGAAGCCAGTTTTCTTGTTTAGTAGTCCAGAAATTGCACTTAATTTTTCACAAACTGAAAATAGTCACTCGGTG gctTGTGCTCCCTCTCCCTATGCTGATAATTACTTTGGTGGACTATTTACCCTATATGGACTGCAGACTGTTGTAAGTTTTTGTTGA